The Thermococcus sp. JdF3 genome contains the following window.
TAAAAGGTTTTCCCGATAAAATTGTGCGATATAACAGAGCCTTGGGGGAAGGAATTGGACTTAAGAAAAATTCCCGTGGGCCGAACGCTAACCTTTCATCCCCCTGCAGTGCCCGTTAGTATGCCATAGATTCTTACTCCACATTCTCCCCGCTCAGGGCTTCCTCGATCCCCTTCTCCGTTATCCTGAAGTGGACCATACCGCCCTCCGGTCTGAAGCGGTGTCTCTCCAGAACGGCGACCCGAAGGCCGGGAACGTTCAGTCTATCCAGCCGGAGAATGTCCTTCGTCCGGTAGTTGAGCGTGTGCTCGGCAACGGGCTTCATCCTCTCCGCCCGGCTGTCGAAGTGAACCTGATTGATGATTACTACGGGTATGCTGTTCTTTCTCGCTATCCAGAGGAGCACCTGGAGCTGTTTGCCCAGCTCCGCGCTCAGGCCCCTCCTGTTCTCCTCTACACGATAATGGGCGGTTAGCG
Protein-coding sequences here:
- the radB gene encoding DNA repair and recombination protein RadB encodes the protein MLSTGVKSLDELLGGGIAPGVLTQIYGGFATGKTTLAVQVGLLSRGKIAYIDTEGGFSPERLSQMATARGLDPEEALQRFILFTPSDFKEQRRSVGGLKKIVDGTFSLVVVDSLTAHYRVEENRRGLSAELGKQLQVLLWIARKNSIPVVIINQVHFDSRAERMKPVAEHTLNYRTKDILRLDRLNVPGLRVAVLERHRFRPEGGMVHFRITEKGIEEALSGENVE